In a single window of the Elaeis guineensis isolate ETL-2024a chromosome 4, EG11, whole genome shotgun sequence genome:
- the LOC105032705 gene encoding tetraspanin-19-like, with protein MGRMARSFLQSLLKLVNSVIGLVGMGMILYSFWMLRVWFRQVGTFWAAGPGSTPPWFIYTFLGLGVTFCLITCSGHVAAETANGHCLSCYMVLVFLLVMLEAAVTADVYLNRDWEEDFPEDPTGRLNDFKNFVRRNFEMCKGIGLVIVAAQASSIFLAMMLRALGPDCGSYYDSDDDYVPARLPILKNHVQHTPYIADPHVSSRNDSWNVNR; from the exons ATGGGGAGAATGGCAAGGAGTTTCCTGCAATCCCTGCTGAAGCTGGTGAATTCGGTGATTGGATTGGTGGGGATGGGGATGATCCTTTACTCTTTTTGGATGCTCAGGGTTTGGTTCCGGCAGGTCGGTACCTTCTGGGCCGCCGGCCCCGGGTCCACCCCTCCATG GTTCATTTATACTTTTCTAGGTCTTGGAGTAACTTTTTGCTTGATAACTTGCTCTGGTCATGTTGCTGCAGAAACAGCTAATGGTCATTGCCTTTCTTGT TACATGGTGTTAGTCTTTTTGCTTGTTATGCTGGAGGCTGCAGTTACTGCAGATGTATATCTGAACAGAGACTGGGAAGAG GATTTCCCGGAGGATCCAACTGGGAGACTGAATGATTTCAAGAATTTTGTAAGAAGAAACTTTGAGATGTGCAAAGGGATAGGCTTGGTGATTGTTGCTGCACAG GCATCATCCATCTTCCTGGCCATGATGCTCAGGGCTCTTGGTCCAGATTGTGGAAGCTACTATGACAGTGATGACGACTATGTGCCTGCAAGGCTTCCTATCTTGAAAAATCATGTTCAGCATACTCCATACATTGCTGATCCTCATGTCTCTTCCAGAAATGATTCTTGGAAT GTTAACAGGTGA